The following proteins are co-located in the Streptomyces bottropensis ATCC 25435 genome:
- a CDS encoding glycoside hydrolase family 43 protein: MRVTSVPEAAGTTISNPVIPGFHPDPSICRAGDDYYLACSSFEYFPGIPLFHSRDLVHWTQIGNALDRPSQLRLPPDTASSGGIYAPTLRHHDGRFWLIVTNVSADGNLLFTATDPAGRWSDPIRLPGVHGIDPDIAWDEDGTCWCTTAGVGQIRLDPHTGETFGERRQLWSGAPGAKAPEAPHLYRIGEYWYLLIAEGGTERGHGVSIARGNAPTGPFEPCPDNPILTHRGTDHPIQNTGHADLVQGPDGSWWMVLLGVRPGGGTPGWHVLGRETCLAPVEWVDGWPVVGDLSTDMPAPPWPLDPPAVAPERRDDFDATELAPQWISLRRRTPEECTTKERPGRLTLRARGTSLDDAEVTFVGRRQQHRACRVRTSADVAQGQGGGLAVRLDESHHYSVEVASGQVRVRARIGPLNTVVASRPVPPGPVVLRVETVPVRTMNDARTGPDFVSLGFEERDGTFVELASLDGRYLSTEVAGGFTGRVIGLFATAGTVHFDWFDHEPLED; this comes from the coding sequence ATGAGGGTGACGAGCGTGCCCGAGGCGGCGGGAACCACCATCAGCAATCCGGTGATCCCCGGCTTCCACCCCGACCCGTCCATCTGCCGGGCGGGCGACGACTACTACCTCGCCTGCTCCAGCTTCGAGTACTTCCCCGGCATCCCCCTCTTCCACAGCCGCGACCTCGTGCACTGGACCCAGATCGGCAACGCGCTCGACCGACCGAGCCAACTGCGTCTGCCGCCGGACACCGCCTCCTCCGGTGGGATCTACGCCCCAACGCTGCGCCACCACGACGGCCGGTTCTGGCTGATCGTCACCAACGTCAGCGCCGACGGCAACCTGCTGTTCACGGCCACCGACCCGGCCGGCCGCTGGTCCGACCCGATCCGGCTGCCCGGAGTGCACGGCATCGACCCGGACATCGCCTGGGACGAGGACGGCACCTGCTGGTGCACCACCGCCGGAGTCGGACAGATCCGCCTCGACCCCCACACCGGGGAGACGTTCGGCGAGCGCCGGCAGCTGTGGTCCGGCGCGCCCGGCGCCAAGGCCCCCGAAGCACCCCACCTGTACCGCATCGGCGAGTACTGGTACCTGCTCATCGCCGAAGGCGGCACCGAGCGGGGCCACGGCGTCTCGATCGCCCGCGGAAACGCACCCACCGGCCCGTTCGAACCCTGCCCCGACAACCCGATCCTGACCCACCGCGGCACCGACCACCCCATCCAGAACACCGGCCACGCCGACCTGGTGCAGGGACCCGACGGCTCCTGGTGGATGGTGCTGCTCGGGGTGCGGCCGGGCGGCGGCACCCCCGGCTGGCACGTACTCGGCCGGGAGACCTGCCTGGCGCCGGTCGAATGGGTCGACGGCTGGCCCGTCGTCGGCGACCTGTCGACCGACATGCCCGCACCGCCCTGGCCCCTCGATCCACCCGCCGTCGCACCGGAGCGCCGTGACGACTTCGACGCCACCGAACTGGCCCCGCAGTGGATCTCGTTGCGCCGGCGTACCCCGGAGGAGTGCACCACGAAGGAACGGCCCGGCCGGCTGACCCTGCGCGCCCGTGGCACGTCCCTCGACGACGCCGAGGTGACGTTCGTGGGCCGACGTCAGCAGCACCGTGCGTGCCGCGTGCGTACCTCGGCCGATGTGGCGCAGGGGCAGGGCGGCGGCCTGGCCGTGCGTCTCGACGAGAGCCACCACTACTCCGTCGAGGTCGCGTCCGGGCAGGTCCGGGTCCGGGCCCGCATCGGCCCGCTCAACACCGTGGTGGCGTCCCGGCCGGTGCCCCCGGGACCTGTGGTGCTCCGGGTGGAGACCGTTCCGGTGCGGACCATGAACGACGCGCGCACCGGACCCGACTTCGTCTCGCTCGGGTTCGAGGAGCGGGACGGCACCTTCGTCGAACTGGCCTCGCTGGACGGCCGTTACCTGTCCACGGAGGTGGCCGGTGGCTTCACGGGCCGGGTCATCGGCCTGTTCGCCACCGCCGGCACGGTGCACTTCGACTGGTTCGACCACGAGCCGCTGGAAGACTGA
- a CDS encoding DsbA family protein, translated as MKLVYVFDAYCGWSHGFSGTLREVVSHHPELPVEVVSGGLFTGSRRVPIREFGYVQGANAQIAELTGAEFGEAYEKLTADGSFVMDSEAAARGVAALRLAAPDRAAALAMDVQHAFYADGRSLSDPVTYGLVAEAAGLDADAVVTAFASPEVRAAAMADFRRAAELGVTGFPTLLAVDGDSVAPLAYGRATADEVDRRLATLGATRTS; from the coding sequence ATGAAGCTGGTCTACGTGTTCGACGCCTACTGCGGCTGGTCCCACGGTTTCTCCGGGACCCTCCGCGAGGTGGTCTCCCACCACCCCGAACTGCCGGTGGAGGTGGTCTCCGGCGGTCTGTTCACCGGATCGCGCCGGGTGCCGATCCGCGAGTTCGGCTACGTCCAGGGCGCGAACGCCCAGATCGCGGAGCTGACCGGTGCCGAGTTCGGCGAAGCGTACGAGAAGCTGACAGCCGACGGCTCGTTCGTCATGGACTCCGAGGCCGCCGCCCGCGGTGTGGCCGCCCTGCGCCTGGCGGCCCCCGACCGCGCCGCGGCCCTGGCCATGGACGTACAGCACGCCTTCTACGCCGACGGCCGCAGCCTGTCCGACCCGGTGACGTACGGCCTGGTCGCCGAGGCGGCCGGACTGGACGCCGACGCCGTCGTGACCGCGTTCGCCTCGCCCGAGGTGCGGGCCGCCGCCATGGCCGACTTCCGACGCGCGGCCGAACTGGGTGTCACCGGCTTCCCCACCCTGCTGGCCGTCGACGGCGACTCCGTGGCCCCCCTGGCCTACGGTCGCGCCACCGCGGACGAGGTCGACCGGCGACTGGCGACCCTCGGGGCCACCCGTACCTCCTGA
- a CDS encoding MarR family winged helix-turn-helix transcriptional regulator: protein MSEQAGISTAKEAADHELVLAFGRLQGAANRLEYILGRSLEVECGISHLMFEVLLILGRAGEPGLPMRAIAQEQVLTTGGATRLVDRMEAAGLVARAESPSDRRGKLVRLTTLGEETTVRAAQVHVENIKRYFVAPLPEADRERFAEDLRILSHTARDVLPRLP, encoded by the coding sequence GTGAGCGAGCAGGCAGGGATCAGTACGGCCAAGGAGGCCGCCGACCACGAACTCGTGCTCGCCTTCGGGCGGCTGCAGGGGGCGGCCAACCGGCTGGAGTACATCCTCGGGCGGTCGCTCGAAGTCGAGTGCGGGATCAGCCACCTGATGTTCGAGGTGCTGCTGATCCTCGGCCGGGCGGGCGAGCCGGGACTGCCGATGCGGGCCATCGCCCAGGAGCAGGTCCTCACCACCGGCGGCGCCACCCGCCTGGTGGACCGCATGGAGGCGGCGGGGCTGGTGGCCCGGGCCGAGTCCCCCTCCGACCGGCGCGGCAAGTTGGTGCGGCTGACCACGCTGGGCGAGGAAACGACGGTGCGCGCGGCCCAGGTCCATGTGGAGAACATCAAGCGGTACTTCGTCGCCCCGCTCCCGGAGGCGGACCGCGAGCGCTTCGCCGAGGATCTGCGGATCCTCAGCCACACGGCTCGGGACGTCCTGCCCCGGCTGCCCTGA
- a CDS encoding GntR family transcriptional regulator, with protein MAEPRRESERRLRDSIVRGELVPGEKVRDGELAECLGLSRTPVREALARLADIGLVEAKPGVHTRITTLNPRDAAKTLAVLRSLDRLAIETAVPVMTEHDFRRMREANREFERAVAANDIGAALDADDRFHAVPIEAADNPVLSRIVEQLHPQIHRILHRKFATLLGGRNTIEHHDELIDVCADGNARSGAELSGRHWSELGEHINQPFGTDQFAETATD; from the coding sequence GTGGCGGAGCCGCGCCGGGAGAGTGAGCGGCGCCTGCGCGACTCCATCGTGCGCGGCGAACTCGTCCCCGGCGAGAAGGTCAGGGACGGTGAGCTCGCCGAGTGCCTCGGCCTCAGCCGCACCCCGGTGCGCGAGGCGCTCGCCCGGCTCGCCGACATCGGCCTGGTGGAGGCCAAGCCCGGCGTCCACACCCGCATCACCACTCTCAACCCCCGCGACGCGGCGAAGACCCTCGCCGTCCTGCGCTCCCTGGACCGACTCGCCATCGAGACAGCCGTCCCGGTCATGACCGAGCACGACTTCCGGCGCATGCGCGAGGCCAACCGCGAGTTCGAACGGGCAGTCGCCGCCAACGACATCGGTGCGGCCCTCGACGCCGACGACCGCTTCCACGCCGTCCCCATCGAGGCCGCCGACAACCCCGTCCTCAGCAGGATCGTCGAGCAGCTCCACCCGCAGATCCACCGCATCCTCCACCGCAAGTTCGCCACCCTGCTCGGCGGCCGCAACACCATCGAACACCACGACGAACTCATCGACGTGTGTGCAGACGGAAACGCCCGTTCCGGCGCCGAACTCTCCGGACGCCACTGGTCCGAACTGGGCGAACACATCAACCAGCCGTTCGGCACCGACCAGTTCGCCGAGACGGCCACCGACTAG